The Lolium rigidum isolate FL_2022 chromosome 2, APGP_CSIRO_Lrig_0.1, whole genome shotgun sequence genomic interval TAATGCTGTGCAGCATGATGCATAAGTATGGTTGCATAGCATGCTATGGATGCGTAAGTACGGTTACATAGCATGAAATGGATTATTTTAATGTTCTGTATTAAACTTATTTTTGGAATTGATGGACGACCCCCTCATCCCTCAGTAATCGCTTTCACCCCCACTACTTTTGACGGTTTTATAGGTGTTGGCGCATAAGTGTTTTTCATGGTCTAAAATTAGCAACCGCTACTACTAACTGCCAACTCGAGTCCTCTTATATTCTGGACATTTCCTTGTATCCGGTAAGAAGCAACAACATACTGCCGTACAGGAAAATCCACTCTTCTTCTCTGCAATCATCATCAATGGAGCAGGGTTCTTCCTCTCTCATTTCTGCGATCGCTTCTGGTCCATTGATGCATATCAGCGCTCACTCGGACGTCATCACCGTTGCCGAATGTCCCGAGGTATGCCGTATGCGCAATGCTATCCGTGAGGATGGAAGGTTCCCGTTTGGATCGCCTCGTCCGCCGCATTCCGATCCTAGTTCATGGCCCGCTGATCGCACTGAACAGGTATTCATTGTTTTCCATGGATTGCACGAAAATGTTTGTGTACTGTATTTCATactagaaaattcaaaaattcgCAGGGTATTGACGCATCACTGATGCCACTAGACGCTCCTTTCGCAAAAGCATTTGTACCTTGTACACAGGTCGGGCCAGGCGACAAGCAATGGGTTGGTTCAAATGGCGAATGGGTTGCAGTTGTTCAGGAGCAAGCACGGTGGTCTCTGCTTAACGTCTACACAGACGAGGAGATCCCTCTGCCATCCGTTCGTAACGTTGGCATCGCTCCTAATGGGCCTTTCTTGTATCGGTATGATTTGGCACACATGCAGTTGTTGAAGATTCAGATAATCGCTGAACCATACAGGGTTGGAAACAAATGGAACTACTATGTCATAGCAAGTGTTTGATAAGATAATTGCAATCATGCGTGGTGGTAGTAGGGACGTACAGTGGAGGATCCTTCGCAACGATTACCTTGCACCGTCAAGGTATGTTGATGCCATTCTTACCAGTGGTAGGATCTACGCTGTTACTGCACCCAGAGGGGATGCTCttgtatgggatcctactatttggGGTGAGTTTTTGATTTCGGTGGTATAGTTTTTTTNNNNNNNNNNNNNNNNNNNNNNNNNNNNNNNNNNNNNNNNNNNNNNNNNNNNNNNNNNNNNNNNNNNNNNNNNNNNNNNNNNNNNNNNNNNNNNNNNNNNagtacctttccggtataagtgatttacatgatctcatggtcataaggactaggtaactatgtatcgaaagcttatagcaaataacttaatgatgtagatcttatgctacgcttaatatgggtgtatccattacatcattcacacaatgatataaccttgttattaataacatccaatgttcatgattatgaaactaatcatccattaatcaacaagctagttaagaggcatactagggactctttgttgtttacatatcacacatgtatcaatgtttcggttaatacaattatagcatggtatataaacttttatcataaacataaagatatataataaccacttttattattgcctcttgggcatatctccaacaaacagaagtatgtatacaagatacaaccaagagttttgctggtccgtggaatactagataggtatacaagcttcaattggatgaagtaagtatcacggagttggaatcttcaccagatgaaatagtcaaagagtttttgatttcatcagagacaatgaagaggcttgcatttgcaagaaattaagtgggagcgctaagacacatttataatactttatgtaggtgacatatagttggttataaatgatgtaattatatacttgattaaaaaggtttcattgagaattaacttcaatgaaaggatatggatcgaaacaaatttagtgtcaagatctatgaagatagattgaaacacataaataagtttaagtcaaagtacatatgatggatattgaagtagttcaatatagaaatattaagaaaatgttcttgtcatgtgaaggtttaacaagacttgagtgtatctgacactcaatgagtaaaaacacatgagtgattatagatcacgaataatatgtacacaatcagatatcatgtgctataaagtgttatgagcatataccagaatttttcatatgatgatcattggacgacagtaagaatatccttgagtactttagaagaactaaggatatatatatatatatatatttttgtatgaagaaatgacaaacaaatcgctgtaaggtgttacaccgatattggttttgtcacatataaaatataatttcaatctcaaattagactaagtgttgtttaaaaggtagcacaatgagctagaagttgtctatgctagatttagaagagttctaaatattgtgacggattctacaaaagaaggcagtagtatgtcattattttgacaatgacaaaggatgttaagtcaagaggttctttgagaacttggtgtagttccgacagagtcgtaactttgaagctatattgtgtgtgacaatattagtgacatatttcagacagctggaattaaggttccaccgaagatcaaacatatttaatgccaactcatttggaaatgagtgatgcgttgagacgcaaatgaattacaaaatacatacgtttcgagcgtgtcgatccgatgactaaaaacctctcccgtgagcaatacatgataaagcaccgaaggccaaggtgttatatctttacaaatgtaaactagattattgactctagtgcaagtgggagatcgaaggagatatgccctagaggcaataataaagttgttattatttatatctttatgtttatgataaatgtttatatatcatgctataattgtattaaccgaaacattagtacatgtgtgatatgtagacaacaagaagtccctagtatgcctcttaaactagcttgttgattaatggatgattagtttcataatcatgaacattggatgttattaataacaaggttatatcattatatgaatgatgtaatggacacacccaattaagcgtagcatgagatctcgtcattaagttatttgctataagctttcgatacatagttacctagtccttatgaccatgagatcatgtaaatcacttataccggaaaggtactttgattacatcaaacgccactcgcgtaaatgggtggttataaaggtgggattaagtatcctgaaagtatgagttgaggcatatggatcaacaagtgggatttgtccatcccgatgacggatagatatactctgggccctctcggtggaatgtcatctaatgtcttgcaagcatatgaataagttcataagagaccacataccacgatacgagtaaagagtacttgtcaggagacgaagttgaacaaggtatagagtgataccgatgatcaaacctcggacacgtaaaaatatcgcgtgacaaagggaattggtatcgtatgtgaatggttcattcgatcactaaagtcatcgttgaatatgtgggagccattatggatctccagatcccgctattggttattggtctggagtgagtactcaaccatatccgcatagttcacgaaccgtagggtgacacacttaaagttggatgttgaaatggtagaacttgaatatggaatggagttcgaatatttgttctgagtcccggatgagatcccggacatcacgaggagttccggaatggtccggagaataagattcatatataggaagtcatattccaagtttggaaatgatccgtgcatttatggcagtgttctagaaggttctagaaaagtccggaagaaatcaccatggaaagtagagtcccggagggactccaccttgcatgaccagccaaccctaaaggggaggagtccaaggtggactccctagggtggccggccaacccacctcaaggaaaggtgggagtcccaccttgggtaggactccctccttgagtaggtttcccacatatgggaggttttagtgttggggtcttattcgaagacttggactagaactcttggtgcttccacctatataatgaggggcataggagagggggctgaacacttcaagcctcagccttggccgcaccccttagagggccggcgcccaaccccctctctccccaaaccctagcggtctctctcctccaacacatcccgcacgcttaagcgaagctccgccggatttctccaccaccaccgacaccacgccgtcgtgccgtcggattcaagaggagctactacttccgctgcccgccggaacggggaggtggacgtcgtcttcatcaacaaccgaacgtgtgaccgagtacggaggtgctgcccgttcgtggtgccggaaccgatcgtgatcaagatcttctacgcgcttttgcaagcggcaagtgaacgtctaccgcagcaacaagagcctcatcttgtaggctttggaatctcttcaagggtgagactcgataccccctcgttgctaccgtcttctagattgcatcttggcttggattgcgtgttcgcggtaggaaaatttttgttttctatgcaacgttatcctacaaacaacacatagcatatgaagcaataggatggaggctcgggtattttggtttttcccgaacaggtgaatataggcggaagggcgaggtcggtgggtgcccgaggggcccacaccacccctaggcgcggcctgggcctaggccgcgcctagccctggtgtggccgcctcgtggcgcctcttcgtctctcctccggactctgtcttcgttacagtaaaataggaactttggtttttgtttcgtccaattccgagaatattttctgtacaacttttctgaaatacaaaacagcagaaaacagggaactggcattgtggcatcttgtcaatagattagttccagaaaatgtataaaagtgcaacgaagtgtaaataaaacatatagaaattgatgtaaaacaagcatggaacatcaaaaattatagatacgtttacaaCGTATCAATGGGCCACACATACAGTCTCGATCACCACCACGCTGGGCTCCAAGGTCATCTTCCTTGGCAACTTAGTCATTGAGATCGGCGCCTAGGTCCTCTCCCACGATGCCAAGCTTGGTCGTCCCATAGCCGAAGGTGAAAGAGGAGCCTGCACCGTCCAACCCAGCGTCCTTATATGTTAGATTGTTGACCAAACTATTGTACTTACATTGTTGGTTGATGTTGCAAGGACGGACCTGGACTGCTGATAGGCTTAAACGACATGGTTTACCTAACCATGACATGTGTCCTTTTTGAGATCAAGAGAAAGAAACCGATGCACACATCTTTGTCTACCCATTTGCAAGAGATGTATGGCATACCTCTTCAACTGAGTTTACGCCTGCTCctacttcctcctccacctccctctCGGCCTGGTGGGATGCAATTTGGAACCTGAACAGATTCAAGGAGCTGCGTTGCAAGGCTTTGGCTGGcatatattttgtgtaattcttaAAAAAATGTTTGTGTAGTGGTGAGGATGCTCCTCGGCAatacccaccttttggggcttacgATTGACGGAAtcttgcaggctgacacgagacatcggataccaaatagacagggagagagatttacccaggttcggggccctcgatgaggtaaaaaacCCTTACtttctgcttgtctgatcttgattatcgaatatatcgggttacaatggggtagccgaaggctatgactaagatctcgtcgagaggctaagattctaatgacctagctctagacttgcgatgAATCTATCTGTTGTGATTGTGTGTCccacggcagaccctctcctggcccttatattgtaggccaggtcccgagagttttGTCCGGGTTCGACTAAGTTACAAAAAGTTCTATTTCTAATCTTTTTTTGTTTAAAGTCTTCTTGCTTTGTTCATCAAGAACCCTTCTCCAGAACCGACGTATTGATCCACCTTGGTCGGTAGATGATCTTCATGGACCCCCGGTTGAGCCATAGGAAGTAACataatactagttacccgaagaGTAATGCCCATATCATGTAGAATCTGTGAAACACAATAGGCGTACCTTTGAGTCTAAAAGTGCAAGTGCAAGTATCGTCTCTGGTTTTGCTCTAGAGGTGTACATACTTTTCTTTTTGTCGAGCAAGGTTTAGGCATGATGTCTTGCTTTGTGTTCTCCTGCAGCTGTACTGTAAAGTTTCCCCTGCTTTAATGAATCGGCAGAGCTCCTGCCTTTAGCCCATCAAAAAATAAATATACTTCATGCATCTAAAAGtaggtgtctcaactttatctagattcgaatgtatctataactaaaacatATCGTATCTAGAAAAAAGTGAAATAATTTCTAAACGGAGAAAGTAGAAGTACTGTAATTTGTTGTAGGTTGCTGAAATACTGCATAAGTGCTTGCAGAAAGGGAGACAGATGCCAACGGAGGGCGTGCGTGTGCGGCACCTCGATCAGTTGCGCACCTATCTGGCTATCTTGAAGCTTAGATTGCTATCGGCACGTCCCGCCGTGATAACCGGGACAGCCGAGTCCACACCGAGCCCGATCCAAGTGCATTGTGGAACCTCTGATAAATAGTTCCGTCCTCCCTCTGCGTCCGTCCGTCTCTTCTCCCCGATCCCCCACGTCGCCGCCAACAGCACGTACAAGAGTTACATCCATGTCTAGCTCGGCGCCGCTTGCCCTGTTACGCAGCGTGTGCACGGACGAGCTGGACTACTACGCCGTCCGCCCACACGACGTACCACATCCCTCGCAGCCACCGCCCTGGTGCCCCCTTCCCTGCGTAAGCAGGCGGGCCGTCGGGTTCGACTCCGACTCCTCCACGACCGCGATCGGCGCCGCCGCTGACAACGTGCTCAACGCCCTGCACCTCGAGGCACATCTCACCGGCGTTGCCCCGGCTCTGTCCTACCTCAAGATCCGTCTCGAAGGAGGAGCCCCCTTAGGGCCGCGTCCCAGAATCCTTGCCGCGGACGACAACCTCATCATTCTCGAATCGAGCCTCGCCGATCCGTCCcgtctcaccatctacctcgtctaCGACGCCGCCGCCAAGTCCATCACCATGATCCCGTCCCACCCTTGGTCCCAGCATTGCCACCCCCTGTCCCCAGCCTGGCAGGAGCTCCCCTCGGCCCTCGCCAGCAGCGTCCTTGTCGCGCGCGACCCACTCGACGGCGACGACACCAGCTACGCTCTCGTAAGCATGGGGGAGAGGACAATCTGCTCCGGCCGGGACTACGACGAGTGCGAGGTTCAGGACCTTCTCTACCTCTGGCGATCCACCTCCCCGCGGTGGGATCTGGTGAACGTAACGGCCGGGTTCCCGGCCGAGTTCAAGGGTGGCAACGCCGGCCACGCCTACGTAGCCGTCGTCGCCTTCTGCTGCGCCGGCCGCGCCTTCTGGGCCAACCTCGTGCGCGGCGTCATGCACTGCAGCTGCGACGACCTGCTGCTCTCCGCCTCGAACGGCGGCGCCGACCTCGAGTTCGGCTTCATCGGGCTGCCGGTCGACCTCCCGCGAAACCTCCCCTGCCACGTCCTAGTCGGGATGGAGCTGCGTGCCAACATgtaccgggccatgggccgcgtcgGATACTCGGCCATCAAGTTCGCCGCCATCCATGGCTTCTTCGAGATGCTCGACTTCCTTGACTGCACGCTCACAGCCTGGACCCTCTCACCAGACGGCGACATGACGACCAACTGGACCGATCGCTTCCAGCTCTCCATGAGCAGCCTCGCCGAGCAAGACGAGTTCAAGAACGCAGGCCTGCCGACCAACATGGTGCCCATGTACCCGAGCCTCAGCGCGGAGGAAGACGACGTCATCTACTTCATTCTCGGTGAGTACTCCCCGTGCTGCTACAGGCACGACAAGGGCTCCAAGGTCAAGTACTGCGACGAGTACATCCCCGCCGCCGAGGACACCATGTACCTCCTCCGTGTTGACATGCGCCGGGGCCTTCTCCTCGGCTCTGCCCCGCTCCCTCACCGCTTCGTCGATATATCGCTGATGCCTCCGTCAGTGATTCAGTGAGTGATGATCAACAGCGCGCGAGGTGCTCTGCATTCTGCAACGGTTCACGCGCACGCGCGTGCAGGGAAATGCTGCAGTATTTTTCGTCTTTTTTTTCACAGTAATTTGTCGAGATGAATTGTGGGTAATGTTTTCAGTCGATACTAATCTTCATCTTCCATAATCGTTTCTTGCCAATGGCTCACGATCAACTCTTACGTGCCCACAAATAAACATTCACTGCAGCATCATTTCTAGCAAGTACTACTTTTTTTCCCCATGAATTACTGAAAAACATACTCAAACATTTATCGTCCATCCTGTCAAATTACTACCGAATTCTTTTATGACATCCTCGGAAAATTATACTTACTTGACCGGAAATAACATTGCCTACTTTCACTGCCAGGAAAGTACACATACTCCGCCCCTCGCCGACAAAACTAATCGTTGTCTTTCTTTTGTAGCAATACCGGAAAAAAAATACTCTAACGTTCGTGCAGAGAAAAATACTACTACCTTCTTCTGCAGTAATTTTGGACACAAAAATACTCCACCGCTGCCACTTTAGACGGGAAAAAACAACGGCCCTTTCTACCGTATCTATTGAAAAACTGTAGGAGTTCGTAGAAGAATTTTTTTTCTAGCTAGCGTACTCCAGATTTATTTAAGAATAATCGTGTAACAAAGATGATTTCGCTGACGTACCCTCGTAGAACGAAAGCGGTTAACGTTTTACTAGAATGTGGATAATGTAGTCGTACTCGTCGCCGACCTCAGGGTCGTGTTCAATCCTCCTCGTACGACGTCGAGTGCCGCAAGTGTTGCACCTCATAGGTTTCGCACACGTACGGTTTTGGCGACGCCTCCCGAACCTCTTGATCCAGCTGAGATTACGGAAGTAAATATTCTAGATTGGAATCCTAGCAGCGCTCTCGCGTACTGGGTGGGGTTGACGCCCCACGAAAGAAGAAATAACCCCACCGTCCATATGAAGGAGCTTTAGGGAGGCCGGGGAGGCACGACACACGTAGCCACGAGCTTGGGGCATCCACATGGCAACCGATGATTGGGTCAACCGTGAACGCGAGGCGTAGGgaacaaataaaagaaaatataaatagaaaattGTGGCCATCTTATCCACCTATTTTTCTTCACATAGACCGGCCATGTGGGCCCATCTTATCCACCTATTTTTCGTCACATAGACCGGCCACGTGGGTTCATGAAATGGTTTAAGACGGGAATCAGTGCGATGTGCCGCACATATGCCCTAAAATGAATATTTTCTGAGGCCTAACCCTGAGATGGCGGTTATGTGACACCACCTTCCCAAATGTAATGGTTGTTTTTGTCGTTTTCGAACAAAACACGCAAGCACACTACCGATGCATTACGTGTGGGACCGAGTGGCAAGCCAATATTGGTGAAAACGTCAGTATTATCAGTtttgctcaaaaaataaaaaattggctGGCTGGCTTCCATGTCAAGTCATTTCGGGTGTGGGACGGCTCCGATCTCGAGTTTGCTTCGAAAAAAAAGAACGAAACGGGTCCATTTTATGTTCGTGTTCGGTTCTGAAATCGCACATAGGAATGAAATAGCCTAAACATGATTTTGTTGTCTAAATCAAAATTAACACTGGGCAAAAAAAACCCTTCCCTGCTTGATCTCCATCCCTGACCTCCATCCCACTGGCGACGATGCCCTTGGCCTGTCGTGCCAAAATCAGAGGCAAAATCGGTGGAGCATGGCCTGGCCGCGGCCGCACGTGCTTGACCGCCGCGCTTGCCTAGCCACCTACGGGTGTGCTTGGCTGGACGTCACCACGCTTGCCTGGCCGCTTGCGAGCGTGCTTGCCTTGACGCCGCTGCGCGTGCTGGCCGCTGTTATGTTCCTGGACGCCGCTGCTCGTGCCTAGACGCCACCGCAGCCAGGTCCTTGGCATGCGTGGAGCAAGATTAGCGAGAACGTCAGACTTTTTTTCGCATGCGTGGAGCAATGCTTAGCGAGCCGTTCCTCCAGATTCCACCAATTTGGCCGGATGAGTCCATTCTGCATCTTAAGGGTATATTATGTTCCTAGGAACTACTCGGTTCCACTTCTTCTTTGCGGAACGAGCGCTAGGTGCGGAACCGTCCCATCTCATTGCTCATAattccagaaccgaacacacccttattctccttctttcttgtcgGACATGTAGACGGTGCACCTGATCTAGGGCGAAGGTGATATCACAACTACTCTTTCTATTTAGGTTTTCTCGAGGTTCGGGTCTATAGTCCTCATGTGAAAAAGGAATAATACAGCTGTCATGTGTGTAAAAATAGAAATACTTTTGACAGTAGTGCATGCActattcaaacaaatttgaaaggaCTTTATAAAACCAGTACGACACATCGCGGGATTATATGGACATAGTGTCCGGACTACATGTCCAAATAATAAAGAATTATGTAGAAGCATTTTACGAAATAACTTTTAAAATATTGAATACCAGACTCATTTTGAAGAGCTCGTCACGAGGAAGTTAAATATGAAAACAAAAGGTTATTTGCATTTGTAAGTTATGCTAGTTTTTAAATTATTAGTTCATTTGGGGAAGGAATCTTCTTAAAGAAGTACCAATATGCCATGTATCAGATGCATTTCCACTTCTTGTCTCGCAAATAATCCCAATCGCCAATCGGACGCTGCCGCTGTTTAGCTCCGCCAAGGCCAAGAGCAGCAGCGATGTCGCCGCCCccgctccctcctctgccgccgcggCCGAGCCGCCTGGCCCTCGATCCCAGGTGACCTATTCCTCCCGGTGACCACTCCCGCGCCGTCCAGCAACCGCCACCCTGGCGGCGCCGGCCGCGTCACCATGGAGCACATCATGGAGGTCATCGGCAGCATCCGGAGCGTCGTCCGCGGCGAGGCCGACGCGACGGAGACGGACGCTCGGGCGCGCGCTCCCTTCAAGCGCCGCCTCGACATCCCGACCCCGTGCACCACCGCTCCAAATACCAAGCGCCGCCTCGACGTCACCCCGTACACCTCCTCCACCCCGAAGAGCAGGCGCCGCCTCGCCGACTCCCCGTACACCTCCTCCACCCCGAAGACCAGCCGCCGACTCGCCGAATCCCCGCACACATTCAACCCCAAGAGCAGGCGCCGACTCGCCGACTCGTCCCCGTACAGCTTcaccccgcgccgccgcgccgcggaggagcaCCCGGTCGAGGTGATCGGCCGCATCCGGAACCTCACCGCCGACGCATCTGCCCTGGAGATCGGCGCGACGTCCGTGCGCGTGCGCGTGCCCTCCCACGACGCGGGGGGCGGCCGCGACTTCACCCTCGACGGCGTGtcggcgtcggaggaggagggccTCGAGGGGTTCTACGGACGGTTCGTGCGGTCCAGGGTGGAGGGCGTGCGTGCGGGCGCCAAGTGCACGGTCATGGTCTACGGCGCCACGGGGTCCGGGAAGAGCCACACCATGTTCGGCTGCGCCGACCAGCCCGGCATCGTCTTCCGGGCGCTCTGGGACGtactgggaggaggcggcggcaacgGCTGCGAGCCCGTCCAGGTGTCCTTCCTGGAGATTTACAACGAGGAGGTCTACGATCTGCTCGCCGGAACCGGAGGAGCGAACGCCAAAGGACTCAAGCCCAAGGTGATACACTTACTACGCTTGTTCGTATGTTTTCACATTCCATGCTAGCATCTATTTGCAGTTGCAGCTATGAGTGTTCACAAGCTTCAGTGTGCTTGCCATACTGATTATCAAATGATGGAACAATCCTTTTACCCCTTCCAGCCCCTGGAACAAAATAGGTATAGTACTTACAAAATACAGTGAGGTGGATGGAATTAGGAATTTAGTATGCGTTGGGTATTTTCTCCTCTCAAGAATAGTGTCACTGAAGGCTAATAGCTGTCAGGCCCAAGGGCTGACATACATTTGAATTGGTTAGAGTATATGAATTTTCAGAAGCAAAAGTGCAAAACTTAAGCTGGAAACACATGTTGTCCAAGAAGTTGAAAAAATCGTGCTGACAGCTATCTGGCAGCAATTCCGGCCTGAATTTTGTGAGTAATGGGAGTGTAAATTTCTGTTGGGAATGTGTGAGTTTATTTAATCCAGCCAGTCATTTTGTTGCCCCCATGCGGCGATGCCCAAGGTGATAAACTCTTGTTTCTACCTTTTGATTTACATGCCATGCTAAACCTATTTGCAGCCTTGCCAGATGTCCAGATGTAAGCTCTTATGTTCAGGAAGTTTGTCGTTTGATCTATTGTGACTGTTTTTAGTAGTTATTGTGATAATTTCAGATCATAGGATCACAATGAGTCTTTTTTAGATGATAAACAATCCATTGATCCCTTCTGGCCTCTCCACCAACATACATTGAGGTTGGTGGTAATTAGGAGTTTAGGATGCATTGGGGATCCCCTTCTCACAGATGATCTATCCATTGTGACTGTTTGGATGATTGGATCATCAATGGCAAAGATGCTTATGGGC includes:
- the LOC124690939 gene encoding kinesin-like protein KIN-10A — protein: MAWPRPHVLDRRACLATYGCAWLDVTTLAWPLASVLALTPLRVLAAVMFLDAAAPTATLAAPAASPWSTSWRSSAASGASSAARPTRRRRTLGRALPSSAASTSRPRAPPLQIPSAASTSPRTPPPPRRAGAASPTPRTPPPPRRPAGAAEEHPVEVIGRIRNLTADASALEIGATSVRVRVPSHDAGGGRDFTLDGVSASEEEGLEGFYGRFVRSRVEGVRAGAKCTVMVYGATGSGKSHTMFGCADQPGIVFRALWDVLGGGGGNGCEPVQVSFLEIYNEEVYDLLAGTGGANAKGLKPKVRLEVMGTKARNATYISENEAGKIAREVAKVEKRRAVKSTNCNARSSRSHCMIIVDVPSVGGRLMLVDMAGCENIEAVGQTGHEAKSETGTINQGNTTLKRVVESIANGDSHIPFRDSKLTMLLRDSFENERSKILMILCASPDPKELHKTISTLEYGSRAKCITRAAHASIPRDKVSSKEAHNEEVIRVAEETQFLWGELRTTEDKLLMQQQELIAMKQRLQEVEREKLCMDE